One genomic window of Arthrobacter sp. KBS0703 includes the following:
- the manA gene encoding mannose-6-phosphate isomerase, class I has translation MYEIDNVLRPYAWGSTTAIAGLLGRPESGGPEAELWIGAHPDSPSVATRPDGTTAPLDELISEDPDHFLGEASVAEFGPRLPFLTKVLAAAKPLSLQVHPSLEQARAGFARENADGVPADAPNRNYRDDNHKPEMIFALTPFDALCGFRETAKSRDVFLHLAGCLELSGSGVPQILTEVIDDLSLPEEDAALRAAFERLIAGGEGVQEATSRVVEALTSGAPMAPYQPELSTVLSLNSEYPGDPGVLISLLLNRLSLEPGEAVYLPAGNVHAYLHGLGVEVMASSDNVLRGGLTPKFIDVPELLNTIAFESVGVPMLRAEASDLGQELYQPPFREFQLQRIALLPDGAPVPLAQSGAAVIIVVEGSVYLDSPRGDLKLGRGGSAFLPAADAPVNVHSVSGAGETAVAFAVTTSMKA, from the coding sequence GTGTACGAAATCGACAATGTCCTCAGGCCGTACGCCTGGGGATCGACGACGGCGATCGCCGGACTGCTCGGCCGGCCGGAGTCGGGCGGCCCCGAAGCGGAGCTGTGGATCGGCGCGCACCCGGATTCCCCGTCGGTGGCCACCCGTCCGGACGGCACCACGGCGCCACTGGACGAGCTGATTTCCGAGGATCCCGACCATTTCCTGGGCGAGGCATCGGTCGCTGAATTCGGCCCCCGCCTCCCCTTCCTCACCAAGGTCCTCGCCGCGGCCAAGCCGCTCTCGCTGCAGGTCCATCCCAGCCTCGAACAGGCCAGGGCCGGTTTTGCCCGCGAGAACGCTGACGGCGTCCCGGCCGATGCACCGAACCGCAATTACCGGGACGACAACCACAAGCCGGAAATGATCTTCGCGCTCACCCCGTTCGACGCGCTGTGCGGTTTCCGGGAAACGGCGAAGTCCCGGGACGTTTTCCTCCACCTGGCCGGGTGCCTGGAGCTCTCCGGCTCCGGCGTGCCGCAGATCCTGACCGAGGTGATTGATGACCTTTCTCTGCCTGAGGAGGACGCCGCGCTGCGGGCAGCGTTCGAGCGGCTGATCGCGGGCGGGGAGGGCGTCCAGGAGGCGACGTCGAGGGTTGTTGAGGCGCTGACGTCCGGCGCGCCGATGGCGCCCTACCAGCCGGAACTTTCCACGGTGCTCAGCCTCAACAGCGAGTACCCCGGAGATCCGGGGGTGCTGATTTCCCTGCTGCTGAACCGGCTCTCGCTGGAGCCCGGCGAAGCCGTATATCTTCCCGCCGGCAACGTGCATGCGTACCTGCACGGCCTCGGCGTCGAGGTCATGGCCTCCTCGGACAACGTGCTCAGGGGCGGGCTGACGCCGAAGTTCATCGATGTGCCCGAGCTGCTGAACACCATTGCCTTCGAGTCCGTGGGCGTTCCCATGCTCCGCGCGGAAGCCTCGGACCTGGGCCAGGAGCTGTACCAGCCGCCCTTCCGCGAATTCCAGCTCCAGCGGATCGCGCTGCTGCCGGACGGAGCCCCCGTGCCGCTGGCGCAATCAGGTGCGGCGGTAATCATCGTGGTTGAGGGGTCCGTCTACCTTGACTCGCCGAGGGGTGACCTTAAACTGGGCCGCGGCGGGAGCGCGTTCCTGCCGGCCGCTGACGCCCCCGTGAATGTCCACTCTGTCTCCGGTGCCGGGGAAACAGCCGTGGCCTTCGCCGTGACCACCTCGATGAAGGCCTGA
- the glpX gene encoding class II fructose-bisphosphatase, with amino-acid sequence MTQKYSTLSPSLAVGIDEPDRNLALELVRVTEAAAIAGGHWVGFGDKNKADGAAVDAMRSFLQTVHFNGVVVIGEGEKDEAPMLFNGEHVGDGTGPECDVAVDPIDGTRLTALGINNALAVLAVAERGSMFDPSAVFYMEKLVTGPEAADMVDLRLPVKQNLHLIAKAKGVKVNQLNVMILDRDRHRPLVEEIREAGARTKFIMDGDVAGAIAAARAGTGVDALMGIGGTPEGIVAACAIKSLGGVIQGRLWPTSDDEKQKAIDAGHDLERVLSTNDLVSSDNCYFAATGITDGDLLKGVRYSKDKVLTQSIVMRSKSGTIRFVDGEHQASKWEGYARR; translated from the coding sequence ATGACCCAGAAGTATTCCACGCTTTCCCCGTCGCTTGCCGTTGGCATCGACGAGCCGGACCGCAACCTAGCACTTGAGCTTGTCCGCGTCACCGAGGCCGCGGCGATCGCCGGCGGCCACTGGGTGGGTTTCGGTGACAAGAACAAGGCCGACGGTGCCGCCGTCGACGCCATGCGCTCGTTCCTCCAGACTGTCCACTTCAACGGCGTTGTGGTCATCGGTGAAGGCGAAAAAGACGAAGCCCCCATGCTCTTCAACGGCGAGCACGTCGGTGACGGCACCGGCCCCGAGTGCGACGTCGCCGTCGACCCCATCGACGGAACCCGCCTGACCGCCCTCGGCATCAACAATGCCCTGGCGGTCTTGGCCGTTGCCGAACGTGGCTCCATGTTCGACCCCTCCGCCGTGTTCTACATGGAAAAGCTCGTCACCGGCCCGGAAGCGGCCGACATGGTGGACCTGCGCCTGCCGGTCAAGCAGAACCTGCACCTGATCGCCAAGGCCAAGGGCGTCAAGGTCAACCAGCTCAACGTTATGATCCTGGACCGCGACCGGCACCGCCCCCTCGTGGAGGAAATCCGTGAAGCCGGCGCGCGCACGAAGTTCATCATGGACGGCGACGTCGCCGGTGCCATCGCGGCGGCCCGTGCGGGCACTGGCGTGGACGCCCTCATGGGCATCGGCGGAACCCCGGAAGGTATCGTCGCGGCCTGCGCCATCAAGTCCCTCGGCGGCGTCATCCAGGGACGCCTGTGGCCCACAAGCGACGACGAGAAGCAGAAGGCGATCGACGCCGGCCACGACCTCGAGCGCGTGCTCTCGACCAACGACCTCGTCTCCAGCGACAACTGCTACTTCGCCGCCACCGGCATCACCGACGGCGACCTCCTCAAGGGCGTCCGCTACTCCAAGGACAAGGTGCTGACGCAGTCGATCGTCATGCGCTCCAAGTCCGGCACCATCCGCTTTGTCGATGGCGAGCACCAGGCCAGCAAGTGGGAAGGCTACGCCCGCCGCTAG
- a CDS encoding DUF4245 domain-containing protein, whose amino-acid sequence MGDYRGVSETQDKSTPTTPEAGHGSSTAMAAPPVKPVIPAAAAKRANASVIGMIVALVVSIAAFLPIVLMNPAPKSDGFHPNIDVTAVARNAAGVAGFTPVTPAAGDTFRPNYARWEAGTGTGVPTWEIGYLTPKEAFIGLVQTRNANPTWLLQQTKNAPVTGTRNAGGQEWELRDTGKGEKSMVLDHRGTTVVLSGEAQLDEFAVLAAAVVNSMDSNPAVTVSPSARPAP is encoded by the coding sequence ATGGGCGACTATAGAGGTGTGAGTGAAACGCAGGACAAGTCCACCCCCACGACACCGGAAGCCGGCCACGGCAGCTCCACCGCCATGGCAGCGCCGCCTGTCAAGCCGGTAATCCCCGCCGCTGCCGCCAAACGGGCCAACGCCTCGGTGATCGGCATGATCGTCGCGCTGGTGGTCAGCATCGCCGCCTTCCTGCCGATCGTCCTGATGAACCCCGCACCGAAGTCCGACGGGTTCCACCCCAACATCGATGTGACGGCCGTGGCCCGCAACGCTGCCGGTGTGGCGGGATTCACACCGGTGACCCCCGCGGCGGGCGACACATTCCGCCCCAATTACGCCCGCTGGGAAGCCGGCACCGGCACCGGGGTGCCCACCTGGGAAATTGGCTACCTCACTCCGAAGGAGGCCTTCATCGGCCTCGTCCAGACCCGGAACGCCAATCCCACCTGGCTCCTGCAGCAGACAAAGAATGCTCCGGTGACCGGAACCCGGAATGCGGGAGGACAGGAATGGGAACTGCGCGACACCGGCAAAGGTGAGAAGAGTATGGTGCTGGACCACCGCGGCACCACCGTCGTCCTGAGCGGCGAGGCCCAACTGGACGAGTTCGCAGTGCTGGCCGCCGCCGTCGTAAATTCCATGGACAGTAACCCGGCGGTAACGGTTTCCCCTTCGGCGCGCCCCGCACCGTAA
- a CDS encoding peptidoglycan bridge formation glycyltransferase FemA/FemB family protein: protein MEYFLQTQAWADFQTSLGRTVHRDSGPGWSFLAVEEKNPAGKVLYAPYGPVAESVDAFDAALAALRVVAKSCGAVFIRIEPAAAGLDPATAPAALRSRGLQPAPVNQQPELSWIVDLDRDFKEVLAEMKPVNRNLYRNIHKKGVTFRSSQDPEDIRVLLNFLHMTARRNGFKPQSDEYLSQVAAAMMPAGAATLFIAELHGGPIAAALAYDSADTRTYAHAAMDDTHRKLSAGIPLLVTLMADAQDKGLKHVDLWGVAPADQPDHKWAGFTAFKKSFGGREIAYPGTWDLPVNKPRYAAYQVARKLRDTLRSVLTRTGR from the coding sequence GTGGAATACTTCCTGCAGACCCAGGCATGGGCTGATTTCCAGACCTCGCTGGGCCGGACGGTTCACCGGGACTCCGGCCCGGGGTGGAGCTTCCTCGCTGTTGAGGAAAAGAACCCCGCGGGCAAGGTGCTGTATGCGCCGTATGGACCGGTGGCCGAGTCCGTCGACGCATTTGATGCCGCCCTGGCGGCCCTTCGGGTTGTGGCGAAGTCCTGCGGCGCCGTCTTCATCCGGATCGAGCCCGCAGCGGCAGGACTGGATCCGGCAACGGCCCCGGCGGCGCTCCGAAGCCGCGGACTGCAGCCTGCCCCGGTCAATCAGCAGCCCGAGCTCAGCTGGATTGTGGACCTCGACCGGGACTTCAAAGAAGTCCTTGCCGAGATGAAGCCGGTCAACCGCAACCTCTACCGGAACATCCACAAGAAGGGCGTCACGTTCCGCTCGTCGCAGGATCCGGAGGACATCCGCGTGCTCCTGAACTTCCTGCATATGACGGCCAGGCGCAACGGCTTCAAGCCACAGAGTGACGAGTACCTGAGCCAGGTGGCCGCCGCCATGATGCCCGCCGGCGCCGCCACGCTGTTCATCGCCGAGCTCCACGGCGGGCCCATCGCGGCTGCCCTGGCGTACGATTCAGCGGACACTCGGACCTATGCCCACGCGGCCATGGACGACACGCATCGGAAGCTGAGTGCCGGCATCCCCCTGCTAGTGACGCTGATGGCCGATGCCCAGGACAAGGGCCTCAAGCACGTGGACCTCTGGGGCGTGGCCCCGGCCGACCAGCCGGACCACAAGTGGGCCGGCTTCACGGCGTTCAAGAAGTCCTTCGGCGGCCGCGAGATCGCCTACCCCGGAACATGGGACCTGCCGGTCAACAAGCCCCGCTACGCGGCCTACCAGGTGGCCCGAAAGCTCCGCGACACCCTGCGCTCGGTTTTGACGCGAACTGGCAGATAA
- a CDS encoding MDR family MFS transporter, producing MSTAVSSKAAAEPLLLTQKRIWIIFSALIAGMLLSSLDQTIVSTAMPTIVGKLGGVEHQAWITTAYLLATTIVMPIYGKFGDVLGRRNLFLVAIALFTLASVGCAFASDFWGFVVFRAIQGLGGGGLMILSQAIIADIVPAKDRGKYMGPLGAIFGLSAVAGPLLGGYFVDHLTWEWAFYINIPIGIAAFTIAWFTLTLPNKKAEKRIDILGVLLLSAATTCLIFFTDFGGKKDEGWDSPLTWAFGAGLVLAAAAFVAVERRAEDPIIPLSLFKNRIFVNSTAIGFTLGLGMFAAIAFVPTFLQMSSGTSAAESGLLMLPMMAGLMGMAIYSGIRISKTGKYKMFPIMGAALTMGAMLWLTTLTADTPIWVICVQLFVFGAGLGSIMQVIVLVVQNSVPAEQIGTATSTNNYFREVGASLGVAVFGSIFTSRLSESLTNAFTGAGASAGQAAQSTQTLDPQALSQLPEQLRDAIVNAYADSLAPVFWYLLPFLGIALVLALTLKQIPLSDTAGMVARGEAVGGEEAERLEACLLYTSRCV from the coding sequence ATGAGCACCGCAGTCAGTTCCAAGGCAGCAGCCGAGCCGCTGCTGCTGACCCAGAAACGTATCTGGATCATTTTCTCGGCCCTGATCGCCGGGATGCTGCTGTCCAGCCTGGACCAGACCATCGTCTCCACCGCGATGCCCACCATCGTGGGGAAGCTCGGCGGCGTGGAGCACCAGGCATGGATCACCACCGCGTACCTGCTCGCCACCACCATCGTCATGCCCATCTACGGCAAGTTTGGTGACGTCCTGGGCCGGCGCAACCTGTTCCTTGTAGCCATCGCACTGTTCACCCTCGCCTCGGTGGGCTGCGCGTTCGCCAGCGACTTCTGGGGCTTCGTGGTCTTCCGCGCCATCCAGGGCCTGGGCGGCGGCGGCCTGATGATCCTCTCGCAGGCCATCATTGCCGACATCGTCCCGGCCAAGGACCGCGGCAAGTACATGGGCCCGCTCGGGGCCATCTTCGGCCTCTCCGCCGTGGCCGGACCGCTGCTGGGCGGCTACTTCGTTGACCACCTGACCTGGGAATGGGCCTTCTACATCAACATCCCCATCGGCATCGCCGCCTTCACCATCGCGTGGTTCACTTTGACCCTGCCGAACAAGAAGGCGGAGAAACGGATCGACATCCTGGGCGTGCTGCTCCTCTCTGCCGCCACCACATGCCTGATCTTCTTCACCGACTTCGGCGGCAAGAAAGACGAAGGCTGGGATTCGCCGCTCACCTGGGCCTTCGGCGCCGGCCTGGTGCTGGCTGCGGCCGCCTTCGTGGCCGTGGAACGCCGGGCCGAGGATCCCATCATCCCGCTGAGCCTGTTCAAGAACCGGATCTTCGTGAACTCCACGGCCATCGGCTTCACGCTGGGACTGGGCATGTTCGCTGCCATCGCCTTCGTTCCGACGTTCCTGCAGATGTCCTCCGGGACCTCCGCTGCCGAATCCGGGCTGCTCATGCTGCCCATGATGGCGGGCCTCATGGGCATGGCCATCTATTCCGGCATCCGGATCTCCAAGACCGGCAAGTACAAGATGTTCCCCATTATGGGCGCCGCCCTCACCATGGGCGCCATGCTCTGGCTGACCACCCTGACGGCCGACACCCCCATCTGGGTCATCTGCGTCCAGCTGTTCGTCTTCGGCGCCGGCCTGGGCTCCATCATGCAGGTCATCGTCCTGGTAGTGCAGAACTCCGTGCCTGCGGAACAGATCGGCACGGCCACCAGCACCAACAACTACTTCCGCGAAGTGGGTGCGTCCCTGGGCGTGGCCGTGTTCGGTTCCATCTTCACCTCCCGGCTGTCCGAGTCGCTGACCAACGCCTTCACCGGGGCCGGTGCCTCCGCCGGACAAGCGGCGCAGTCGACCCAGACCCTGGACCCGCAGGCGCTGAGCCAGCTCCCGGAACAGCTCCGGGACGCCATTGTGAACGCCTACGCAGATTCGCTGGCACCGGTGTTCTGGTACCTGCTGCCGTTCCTTGGGATTGCGCTGGTCCTGGCGCTGACCCTGAAGCAGATCCCGCTCTCCGACACGGCCGGCATGGTGGCCCGCGGCGAGGCGGTGGGCGGCGAGGAAGCCGAGCGGCTGGAAGCCTGTCTCTTATACACATCTAGATGTGTATAA
- a CDS encoding TetR/AcrR family transcriptional regulator, which produces MSNSATSDTGLRERKRAATRAAITAIARSLTAERGLNGYTVEDVCEQAGISRRTFFNYFPSKEDAILGHVDDELPAEVFAEFIRGGAGSPSGEISPGLLQDLVELALKMSERMSSSEEETRQVIGVIKKEPQLMLKIIGATEEREAHFARVLAAREGVTPDHPVVRMAVVALGSIARHTSMAYFSEGNTRSYQDLLLQNIASARLLFSQPLTLPEHHSAEGHQ; this is translated from the coding sequence GTGAGTAATAGTGCAACTAGTGACACCGGCCTGCGGGAACGGAAGCGGGCCGCGACCCGGGCGGCGATCACCGCCATCGCGCGGTCGCTGACGGCCGAACGCGGCCTCAACGGCTACACCGTGGAAGACGTCTGCGAACAGGCCGGCATCTCGCGCCGGACGTTCTTCAACTACTTCCCGTCCAAAGAGGACGCCATCCTCGGCCACGTGGACGATGAGCTGCCTGCCGAGGTCTTTGCCGAGTTCATCCGCGGCGGCGCCGGCTCCCCCTCCGGTGAGATCTCCCCCGGCCTGCTCCAGGACCTGGTGGAGCTGGCGCTGAAGATGTCGGAACGCATGAGCTCCTCCGAGGAGGAGACGCGCCAGGTGATCGGTGTCATCAAAAAGGAACCGCAGCTGATGCTCAAGATCATCGGTGCCACGGAGGAACGCGAAGCCCACTTTGCCCGCGTACTGGCCGCCCGCGAAGGCGTGACCCCGGACCACCCGGTGGTCCGGATGGCCGTCGTGGCCCTGGGCAGCATTGCCCGGCACACCAGCATGGCCTACTTCTCCGAGGGCAACACCCGTTCCTACCAGGACCTGCTGCTGCAAAACATCGCCTCCGCGCGCCTGCTCTTCTCACAGCCCCTGACACTCCCCGAACACCATTCCGCAGAAGGACACCAATGA
- a CDS encoding class II fumarate hydratase yields MTSTEEFRIEHDTMGEVRVPVNALYRAQTQRAVENFPISGKTLERAHIEALARVKKAAAQANAELGVLDGELAKAIADAADEVAAGKYDGDFPIDVFQTGSGTSSNMNTNEVIAELASRALKAAGSDKVVHPNDHVNASQSSNDVFPTSVHVAATSALINDLIPALGYLADSLERKAVEFKDVVKSGRTHLMDATPVTLGQEFGGYAAQVRYGVERINASLPRVAEVPLGGTAVGTGINTPAGFPERVIELLATDTGLPLTEARDHFEAQANRDGLIEASSQLRNIAISFMKINNDLRWMGSGPNTGLGEIAIPDLQPGSSIMPGKVNPVICEASIMVCAQVIGNDTAIAWSGTNGAFELNVGIPVMAANLLESVRLLANTSRVMADKMIDGITANVERARFLAEASPSIVTPLNKYIGYENAAKIAKKAVAEGLTIRETVVAMGFLERGELTEEQLDTALDVMSMTRPPHKA; encoded by the coding sequence ATGACTTCCACTGAAGAGTTCCGCATTGAACATGACACGATGGGCGAAGTCCGCGTCCCCGTGAACGCCCTGTACCGCGCGCAGACGCAACGTGCAGTCGAGAACTTCCCCATCTCCGGCAAGACCCTTGAACGTGCCCACATCGAGGCCCTGGCGCGGGTAAAGAAGGCCGCCGCCCAGGCCAACGCAGAACTGGGTGTGCTCGACGGCGAGCTGGCCAAGGCGATCGCAGACGCTGCCGACGAGGTGGCCGCGGGCAAGTACGACGGCGACTTCCCCATCGACGTTTTCCAGACCGGTTCCGGCACGTCCTCGAACATGAACACCAACGAGGTCATCGCCGAGCTGGCCTCCCGCGCCCTGAAGGCTGCCGGCAGCGACAAAGTGGTCCACCCCAACGACCACGTCAACGCCTCGCAGTCCTCCAACGACGTCTTCCCCACGTCGGTCCACGTTGCCGCCACGTCCGCGCTGATCAACGACCTCATCCCGGCCCTCGGCTACCTCGCCGATTCGCTGGAGCGCAAGGCCGTGGAGTTCAAGGACGTGGTCAAGTCCGGCCGCACCCACCTCATGGACGCCACCCCCGTCACCCTGGGCCAGGAGTTCGGCGGCTACGCCGCGCAGGTCCGCTACGGCGTCGAGCGCATCAACGCCTCCCTCCCCCGGGTGGCCGAGGTTCCCCTCGGCGGCACCGCCGTGGGCACCGGCATCAACACCCCTGCCGGCTTCCCGGAGCGCGTCATCGAGCTCCTCGCCACCGACACCGGCCTGCCGCTGACGGAGGCGCGCGACCACTTCGAGGCCCAGGCCAACCGCGACGGCCTCATCGAAGCCTCCAGCCAGCTGCGCAACATTGCCATCTCCTTCATGAAGATCAACAATGACCTGCGCTGGATGGGCTCCGGTCCCAACACCGGCCTCGGCGAAATCGCCATCCCCGACCTGCAGCCCGGCTCCTCGATCATGCCCGGCAAGGTCAACCCCGTCATCTGCGAGGCGTCCATCATGGTGTGCGCCCAGGTGATCGGCAACGACACGGCCATCGCCTGGTCCGGCACCAACGGCGCCTTCGAACTGAACGTCGGCATCCCCGTCATGGCCGCCAACCTGCTCGAATCCGTGCGCCTGCTGGCCAACACGAGCCGCGTCATGGCCGACAAGATGATCGACGGCATCACCGCCAACGTCGAGCGCGCCCGCTTCCTCGCCGAGGCGTCGCCGTCGATCGTCACCCCGCTGAACAAATACATCGGCTACGAGAACGCGGCAAAGATCGCCAAGAAGGCAGTGGCCGAGGGCCTCACCATCCGTGAGACCGTCGTCGCCATGGGCTTCCTGGAGCGCGGCGAGTTGACCGAAGAGCAGCTCGACACCGCCCTGGACGTCATGTCCATGACCCGCCCGCCGCACAAGGCCTAA
- a CDS encoding carbonic anhydrase, which yields MATYLTPALAWRRLREGNERFVNGESSHPNQDASRRSSLVENQHPFAVIFGCSDSRLAAEIIFDLGLGDAFVVRTAGQVIDDAVLGSLEYSIGVLAVPLIVVLGHDSCGAVSATKTAVETGQMPVGFIRDLVERITPSVLTSLRNDETEVNQMVVEHVKQTSQRLVDSSRVISDAIESGRAAVIGLSYSLAEGRADLVSGIGEL from the coding sequence GTGGCAACCTACCTCACCCCTGCTCTGGCCTGGCGCCGTCTGCGCGAAGGCAACGAACGTTTCGTCAACGGCGAATCGTCACACCCCAACCAGGACGCGTCGCGAAGGTCCTCGCTGGTGGAAAACCAGCATCCTTTCGCCGTGATCTTCGGCTGCTCGGACTCCCGGCTCGCCGCCGAGATTATCTTCGATCTGGGCCTGGGCGACGCTTTCGTGGTGCGCACCGCAGGCCAGGTGATCGACGACGCAGTGCTCGGCTCCCTCGAATACAGCATCGGCGTCCTCGCCGTGCCGCTGATTGTCGTGCTCGGTCATGACAGCTGCGGCGCCGTCAGCGCCACCAAAACTGCAGTGGAAACGGGCCAGATGCCCGTGGGCTTCATCCGCGACCTCGTCGAGCGGATCACGCCGTCCGTCCTGACCTCCCTGCGCAACGACGAAACCGAGGTCAACCAGATGGTGGTGGAGCACGTCAAGCAGACGTCGCAGCGCCTCGTGGACAGCTCGCGTGTGATTTCCGACGCAATCGAAAGCGGACGGGCGGCTGTGATCGGGCTTTCCTACAGCCTTGCAGAGGGCCGCGCCGACTTGGTTTCCGGAATCGGCGAGCTCTAA